GTCTTGTGGCCCCAGGCCATCTTCTTCAGCCGGTGTCGATCGCTGGCCGCCAGGGCTATCGGGGATGCGGTGGCAACGGGCACGGACACCTCTCGACCGCTGGTCGTGGCCTGGCGGAACTACTTATTTCTGCGAGGCATATGCGTCGACATGTGCCTGCAGGGCGCCGTGCGGCGGCGGAGCGGCCCGATCCACGCAGTCGGTCCTCGAGGGGAGACGGGGGACCGGCCGCCCGATGTTCGACTCAGGCGCCGCCTTTCAGGCGTGCCCAGGGACGGCGATGCGAAGATCGAGGAGTTGTTGCGTATGCACGGGCACGTGGTCTTCGGCGAGGCCATCGATGAGGCGCGCCAGCGGAATCGGCTGGTCCAGCACGAGTGCGTTGTTGGACAGGAGGAGCGACGGCACAAGAACCGAGGCGGCTTCCGCGTTGAGCTGGTCGGCGATGTCGCACAGGACGGTGGCCTGGCTCCGGACATGATCAATCAGGTCCGCCCGGCCCGAATGCTCGGCGATGATCCGGTCAAGATTCCATAGGTCGAGGGAGACCCGGTTGTCGAAGGTGGGCCGCGAGCCGGCGACGACGCCCATAGCAACCGCTGCGATCGAGGCGTCGACGCTGAGGAGATGAGCCAATATCTGGTCGGCGTTCCATCCTCCATCGTCCGCCTCGCCGAGGTCGGGGATGGCCGCCGCATCGAGCAACCTGTCGTAGGCGCTGCGAAGTACTGTCGTGTCCATAACGTGTTTCCCTTCAGTCGGGGCGTGTCGAACTCGAATCCCGCTCCGCTGCCTCAGCGACGCGTTTGATGTTCGCCAACCGCCGGTCCCATTCGGCCGCGAGCGAGGCCATCCACCGTGCCGTCGCGTCCAACGCCGCAGGCCGCACCGCGTACCGCACCTCGCGTCCGACCCGGCTGCCTGAAACCAGCCCGGCGGCGTCCAGGACGGCGAGGTGCTTGACCACCGCCTGCCGCGAGATGGGAAGTCGTTCGGCGAGCGTCGTTGCAGTGGCCTCGCCCTGCGCGGCGAGCAGGTCAAGCAGTTGACGTCGCGTCGGGTCGGCCAGCGCACCGAGGACGCTGTCGACGACCTCGGCGGCGCCGGGAGGTTCTTCCGTCACGTGGAGGGCTGTTCGGCGCGTGTCTTGAGCGCGTCGAGCTCCAGGGGCCAGCCTTCGCTGTGGTCCTTCAGGTTCTGACTGCGCAGCTCCTCGGACCCGGCCAGCGCCGCGAACCCGCTCTCGACGACGCGCAGCCGCGTCTGGTCGCCTTCCGGGGTCAACGTGAACTCCACGAGGGTGCTGTTGTCCTCGCGCAGCTCTTCTCCGGGGAACGCGCTGGTCCAGCGGTATGCCAGGTACGTCGGCGGCTCGACCTTCTCCACGCGCACGGGGAAGTCGCCGTGCTCGGCGTTCTTCGCCACCATCGACTCGCCCTCCTTGGCCACGGTACCGGCCAGGCTCGCTTTGTCGGCCACCCAGAACCCGGGTTGGGCCACCAGCGACCAGACCCGCTCCAGGGGTGCCGCGATCAGGGTTTCGCGTTCGATCCGGTCCTCGCTCATGAGGGACTCCTCCATCGTCAACATCGAATGCAACCCCAGAGTTGCACATCGACCTCCTAGGTGCAACCCAAGGGTTGCACCTAGGAGGTCATCGTCGGTTGGTGATGGCGGATGGAGGGTGGGTGAGGGCCGTGAGGCTACGCAAAGACCGTAATGGCCGCATCCCACCAGCGGTCGGCACATCTGTGCACCTCGGCCACGAAACCAACCGCCGCGTCAACGCCCGAAGGACTTCCGGAGCCAACCACTAAGGGCCAGTTCAGAGGCATGTTCCTCTCGAACTGGACCTAAGTCGTGATCACGGCCGTGCCACACCCGTGCCACGCCGAGGGCAGGCAGTGGCTGAAGCGAGTCGCCGGACTCCAGTCGCAACGGCTCGGGCCTCGTGAAGAGTTGCCGCCGACGACTCATACTTGAACGTGTTCAAACTCCGTGCCAGGGTACGGCTCGGGTTCTTGAGTCCACTGGTCGCGCACGCGGCCTGCGGAACCCGTTAGGGGTGTTGTGTGTTGCGTTGCTGTCGTACTGCGCTGATCTTGCTCGCCATGGCCTTTGCTCTCACGGCCTGCGGCAGGTTCACGGTCATGCCGCCGCCCGGCGGCGAACCGGTCGTGCTGAAACCAGCCGAACTTGCGACCACGTGGACCGATGCCGACGGCGGCACCCTCACGCTGAAGCAGGACGGGACGTTCACCGCCGATAAGGTCTGCGTCGCCGTCGGCTGGTACGACGGTTTGACCTGGTCCGGAACAGGCACCTGGAAGCAAGGCTCCAACAAGAAGCAAAGCTTCGTCGGTGTGTCCTTCGACGCCGATCACTCCTTCGACGCCTATCACCCCGAAAAGGTTGAGCGGCGGCCCGAGCCCTATGCCGCCTTGAGGCAAGGCAAGGCCCTGAAGCTCTGGGTCCCCATCGGCGATCCGGACAATGATTATCCGCACTGCATCCTGACCAGCCCGGCGAGTTGACCCGGCTGCCGCACGGCCGGCTGAGCTGCACATGGTCCGGCATCGCTGGTCGGCGAGCGCACCCGCCATCGTGGCTGACTGTCGTCGGCTGAGGTTCGTGCCACAACCGTGTCAGAAGCTCGGGGCCCGACAGCAGTACCGCTGCGCGGGGTCAATTGCCGGTCGTGCAGGTGCGGTTGGATGAAGGCTCTATCCGCGCACTCGGTGCAGGCGTACACGACACCCTTGAAGGCGGTCTTCACGGCCGCCGTGAACAACGGGGATGTCGGCCGGCATCCCTTCGTCGGTGCCAAGCTGCCCCTGCTGCCGAGCCGGGCTGTGGACGAGACGCTCCTCCCGTCCGGTCAGCAGGTGCAGGACATTGCCGATGAGTTCCGCCAAGAGTGGGCGCTTTCCGTTTGGCTCATGGCGGGTCTTGGGCTCCGGAAGGGCGAGATGCTCGGTCTGCGGGTCGGAGACTTCCTCGACGACCGTGTGCGGATCCGCCGCCAGGTGACCCGTGTCGAGGGTGTCGAGGGGGCCGTCCTCGGCCCGCTGAAGCACCGCAGGGAGGGAGACTGGCGGGACATTCCGTTGGCGACGAACCTGTCCGACGCCGCGAGGGAGCACGTGGACCGCTACGGTACGGGGCCGGACGGCGCCCTGTTCCAGACGATCAGCGGAACCTTGGTCAGCACCCCGGGCTACTCGCGCACCTTCCGTAACGCGATGAAGACTCTGGGTTACAACTGGTCGCCTCGTGACCTGCGGCACTGGTTCGCCTCGACCGCGCTCAGCAATGGTCTGCCACTCTTGGACGTGTCCAGGTGGCTCGGACGCAAGAGCATCAAGGAGACTGCGGACACGTACGGGCACCTCACCCCCGACTCGACGGGTCGGGCGGTCAGGGTGATGGGTCTGGCACTGACCCAGCACCGTGCTGACTCGGTGCTGACTGAGGTGGCATGATCTAGCGTTTTCGCAGGTCGGAGCGGGCGGTTTGATATGTGCGGTCGATATGTGTCCACCCGGGCCCCCGAGGACCTGGTACGGCTCTTCGGGGTGACCGACTGGAACCGGCAGGACGCCCTGGAGCCGAGCTGGAACGTCGCCCCGACCGACGACGTATGGGCGGTTCTCGAGCGCGCGCAGCGCGGTGGGGGCCCCGTCGGACGGCAGTTGCGGCCGCTGCGGTGGGGCCTGGTGCCGTCCTGGGCCGAGGACCCGGGGATCGGTGCGAGAATGATCAACGCGCGGGTGGAGACGGTCCACGAGAAGCCGGCCTTCCGCCACGCCTTCCGCAAGCGGCGCTGCCTGCTGCCTGCCGACGGCTTCTACGAGTGGCAGCAGATCTCGGCGACCGACACGGCGAAGGCGCGCAAACAGCCCTATTTCATCAGCTCCGAGGACGGGCAGGTGATGGCCCTGGCCGGGCTGTACGAGTTCTGGCGCGATCCCGCCGTGGCCGAGGACGACGAACCCGCGGCCTGGTGGACCACCTGCACGATCATCACCACGGACGCCACCGACGCCGCCGGCCGCATCCATCCGCGCATGCCGCTGGCCGTCGCTCCCGACCGGCGTGACGCCTGGCTGGACCCCGCGCAGCAGGACCCCGACCGGCTGCGGGCCCTGCTCAACCCTCCCGCGGGCGGACGCCTGGACGCCCGCCCGGTGTCCTTGGCCGTCAACGACGTCCGTAACAACGGCCCCCGGTTGCTGGACCCGGCCACCCCCTAGTCCGGCCGGCGGTGGTGACGCGGTCGGTCGTGAGAGTCGACCGGCCCGACTCGATCGAGCCGGGGCCGGTCCCACAACATTCGTGATCTTCTGGGCTTCGCCGCGGGTGCTGCGAAGCCATGGGACTTCTCGCTGCTCTACTTCTCCTCCTCCGCGGCGGGCTCTTCACCTTCGACAGGGCCGGCTTCGGCTTCCTCGGTCGCGGGTGCTTCGGCTTCTTCAGCAGCCTCGGTTTCCTCGGTCGTGGGTGCTTCGGCTTCTTCAGCGCCGGCTTCCTCGGTCGTGGGTGCTTCGGCTTCTTCAGCGCCGGCTTCCTCGGTCGTGGGCGCTTCGGCTTCCTCGGCCTCGGTTTCCTCGGTCGCGGGGGCTTCCGCTTCTTCAGCGCCGGCCTCCTCGGCCTCGGCAGCCGACTCTTCACCCTCAGCAGGGCCAGTCTCAGCTCCCTCAGGCGGAGTTGTCGTGGCCGTTGACTCCTCGGGGGTCTCTTCTGTCCCCTCGGTCGCAGTGGGCTCCTGCTCGGTGTCGCTCACGTGGTCACCGCCTTCCCGTAATGGCAGGCAGGAAGAGACTCAGGCGTCGCCCGTCCGGGCGACCATCACGATGCGGAATTCATTACTCATCATGTCACTGTTCGATAGATGTGATGCCCTCTGAAGTGCACATTTTCCGACCCGGCGGCGCGAGCGAGGGTCAGCCGCCCGACAGCGTCTCCCGCAGCCAGTCGAAGACGACCTCGCAGTGCTGCTGCGGGGCCATCGGCGAGCAGTGCAACTGCGCGCCGGTCGCCGCGGTGAGCTTCACGTACTCCTTGGGAGCCGTCAGTCTGTCGAACATCTGGCGTGCCTGGCCCGGGTAGAACTGCTCGAACTCGTAGTCGAGGACCAGTGTGGGTGTCTTGATGTGGCCGACGACGTCCGTGACCGCCATCGACTGGATGAGCTTGGCCGGGGTGTAGAAGTCGGTGAAGACCTTGCCCTCGCGGGCGGCGAGCATCGCCGGCACGGAGAACGGTTCGAAGCGCTTCTTCAGCGTCGCGGCCTCGGCCGGGGACAGGTGGGGAACGACCTCCTTGTTCCACACGTCGTTGGTCTCCTGCTTGTTCGGGGTGAGGATCTTCCGGATCTCCGCAGGGAAGCCCAGCCATGGATCCAGGCAGCCGGGCATCGCCACGAGGGCCGCGAGCCGCCGCTCGAAGGCCGCGGCCCTGGGAGCCAGGTCGCCCGCCATGCTCAGCCCGGTGAGCGCGATCCTGTCGGCGGTCACGTCGGAGCGGGCGACCAGCCAGTCGACGAGCGGCGTCACCACGTTCTCCCAGCGCGGGGTGAACACCACCCGGTCCACGAAGATGAGCTGTCCCTGGCCGGGCCCGTCGTACACAAGGGCGTTCCAGTCGCGGTCCAGGGCCGCGGCGACACCGTACGTCCACATGTCGACGTTCTGTCCGTCGCTGCCGTTGGTGAGGATCACGGTGGGGCGGCGGCGTCCTGACTCGTCCGGGCGGAAGAACCACACGGGAAGCGGGGTCTTCCCGTACGGGACGCTCGCCGTCACCGGCGCCGGGTCGCACAGCCCGCAGAACGTGTCCCAGGCGCCACGCCCGGACTTGTACAACTCCTCCTCGTTGCCCGGGTCGTCGGAGCCGAGGACGAAGAAGAGCGCCTGGGCGTAGTACTGCGCGGCCCGCAGTGCGCGGAAGCGCCTGGTCTCCCGGTCGGACTTGCCGCCCTCGGGTGCCTTCATCAACCGGTCACCCAGCTTCCTGAAGGTCTCGACGTACGTCTGTGCGGACAGCCCGGCCTTGTTGATGGCGTTCACGGCGGTGAGTACCTCGCCCACCTCGCCGCTGCGCTGACCGGACGCGCCGAGCGCCAAGAGAGCGCTGAACTCGAACTCGGGGTTCTTGAAGAGCGTCATCGCGCCGGGGGTGGGTCCGTCGGCCGGGGCGGAAGGCGACCCTGTGGGCGTGGCAGTGCGCACAGTGGGAGTGGGCACAGGGGAGGCGTCCGAGGCCGTGCATCCGGCGGCCAGCAGGGCCCCGGCCGCACCGACGAGCCCGGAGAGGGTACCGCGTCTGCTCGGTCCGGACGCCTGATCAGCCGCTACGTTCTTCATATCGGCCGAACGTACTTTTCGCGCCCGTCTCACCTCGCCGCACGACACCCGCCGTTCCCCCGAACAGCCCGGCACGCCCACCTCCAGAGCCGCAAACAGCCGCGTGCGCCGCACGCGTGGGGTGGCGGTCGAACCCGAGGGCGACCGGCCCGTGCTCGGGGCGTTCCCCGACACGCCGGGTGACCTTCCCGCGGAGGACGCCGGAGACCCGGTCGGGCCGGAAACCGTCCTCGCGGGCCGACCTTTCGATCCGATTCCGAACGGCGGCGAGGGGCGAGGTGCGAAGGACTCCTCGGCCTCGCCTTTTGCTCGCGACCGCTTCTGACCAGCTCTGATCGTTTCTATGGCATACGGGGGTGCATCCACGACACGGTTATCGGTCTGTCGTACGAAGCCTCATACCAGAGCGGGATGCTCTCCGGGGGACTTTGTCAACAGCCCACCGCTCGTGCCAGGTTGGCGACTACTCTGAGTTGCCGTCGGGCGACGGAGGGCCGAATTCTTCGGCTCTCCCGCCCGGCGCCGCGATGGCGCATGCCCGAGTAGCGCAGACCCACGGGAGCCCCCACGCCCCCGACGCACCCAGTATGAGGACGCCGATGTCTCACCTTCGCGCACCGGCCGCACGCGCAGACCGCCGTGAGAGCGGGCGGCACGGGCGACCGGTCGCCCGCACCGTCCCCTCGCTGCCCGAGACCCAGATACGGCCCCAGCTGCTGCGCCTGGCGATCCTGCCGCCCATCGCGGTGGCCCTCAGCGCCTGCGCCGCAGTGCTTTTCACCGTCCGCTCCACCGGCGCGCGCCCCACCCTCACGCTCTGGGCCGTGCTCGCGGGCGCCCTCGGGGTGACCGTCGTGGGCATCGTCGTCGCCGCCGTGGCCGCCGACCGCGCCGCCGGATCCGTGGCCGAGCGCCTCGACGCGCTGCGCCGCGCCTGCGCCCGCGGCGAGGACGAACTGCGCGCCCTCGTCGAGGCGCTGCGCCGTGGCGAGGGGCCGCCCGCGCGCAAGCCGCACGGCAAGCCCGCCACGGACGCCGACGACTTCGAGTTGCTCGCCGCCGAGCTGGCGCGGGCCCACGAGGGCGCCGTCACCGCGGTCGTCCAGGCCGCGCAGCTCTCCAGCCACGCGGGCAGCGAGCAGAAGCTCGAGGTGTTCGTCAACCTCGCGCGGCGCCTTCAGTCGCTCGTGCACCGGGAGATCTCGATCCTCGACGAGCTGGAGAACGAGATCGAGGACCCCGACCTGCTCAAGGGCCTCTTCCACGTCGACCACCTCGCCACCCGCATCCGGCGCCACGCCGAGAACCTCGCCGTGCTGGGCGGCGCCGTGTCGCGCCGTCAGTGGAGCAACCCGGTCTCCATGACGGAGGTGCTGCGCTCCGCGATCGCCGAGGTCGAGCAGTACTCGCGGGTCAAGCTGGTGCCGCCGATCGACGGCACCCTGCGCGGGCACGCCGTCGCCGACGTCATCCATCTGCTGGCCGAACTCGTCGAGAACGCCACGGTGTTCTCCGCGCCGCACACCCAGGTGCTGCTCCGCGCGGGCCTCGTCACCTCGGGGCTCGCCGTCGAGGTCGAGGACCGCGGCCTTGGCATGCCGCCGGCCGAACAGAACAAGATGAACGCCCTGCTCGCCGACCCCGACCAGGTCAACGTCGCCAGCCTGCTGGCGGACGGCCGCATCGGCCTGTTCGTCGTCTCCCAGCTCGCCCGGCGCCACGGCATCCACGTCCGGCTGCAGACCAACATCTACGGCGGCGTCCAGGCGGTGCTCGTCGTTCCGCAGGGGCTGCTCGGGCCGGCCCCCGGCACGCCCGGGACCATGACGCCGGCGGTGCCGCGGGGGTCGGCCGGAGGCGTGGGGTCGTTCGGGTCGTCCGCTTTGACGGGGTCGCTCGGGTCGGCTGGAGGCGCGGGGTCGTTCGGGTCGCCTGCCGTGACGGGGATGCCGGGGTCGGCCGGAAGCATGGGGTCGCTCGGGTCGTCCGCCGTGGCGGGGGTGTCGGGTTCCGCCGGAAGCATCGAGTCGTTCGGGTCGTCCGCTGTGACGGGGTCGCTCTGGTCGGCTGGAGGCGCGGGGTCGTTCGGGTCGCCTGCCGTGACGGGGATGCCGGGGTCGGCCGGAAGCATGGGGTCGCTCGGGTCGCCTGCCGTGACAGGGGTGCCGGGGACGGCCGTTGGCGGCGCCCATGACCAGGCCCGGCCGTCGCAGGGCGCCCGGCCCGTACACCCGTCGTCGTCCGGGGCCGAGCATTCCGACCCCATGTCTTCCGGGGCATGGCAGCCGCAGCACGACCGGATCCCGGCCGCCCCCGCCCGGTCCCCACTGCCGGTGCGCGACACCGACTCCCGACGGCCCAACCCCGCCGAGGCGCTGCCCGGCATCCGCCCCGTAGACCGGCCGACCGCCGAGGAGAACGCGAACAGACCGCCGGCACCGCTGAACGGCGCCGTACGCGGCACCATGGCCAAGCCCCAACTGCCCCGGCGCCGCGCCCAGGAGCACATCGCACCCCAGCTCCGCGGCGGCCCCACACCGTCCGTCCGCCAGGATCCCGACCAGCACATCGGCCACGACCCGGGCCTGATGGCCGCTTTCCAGCGGGGCATCAGCCTCGCCGAGTCCGCGCAGCGGCCGGAGCCCGCCCACACCGAGGCGGACACACACACGGCCCCCGCCACGGCCCCGCACACCGACGTACCCCTGGACGTCCTGCACCTGGACACGGGGCTCTCCGGCGACCTACCGGCGCCCTCCCTCGACGTACCGCGCAAGGGCCTGGCGCGCACAGCCGAAGCGCCGGCCCCGCACGCGCCCGACTACGACCTGACTGCCCGGCACGACGGGAGCGCACCGGCCGGATGACCACGCCCACGCCCACGCCCACCCCCACCCCGTCCGCTCCCGCAGACCCGCGTACCCCAAGGAGTCGATCCATCATGGCGAGCGAAGCGCCGACCGCCCATGCTTCCGATCTCGACTGGCTGATGAGCGGCCTCGTGCAGCGCGTACCGCACACCACGAGTGCGGTCCTCCTCTCCTGCGACGGCCTCGTGAAGTCCGTGCACGGCCTCGACCCGGACAGCGCCGACCACATGGCCGCCCTCGCCTCGGGTCTCTACTCGCTCGGCCGCAGCGCGGGCGTTCGTTTCGGGGACGGCGGCGACGTGCGGCAGGTCGTGGTCGAGCTCGACTCGACCCTGCTGTTCGTCACCACCGCGGGCTCCGGCACATGCCTGGCCGTTCTCGCCGGCCGCGAGGCAGACGCCGCGGTCCTCGGCTACGAGATGGCGATGCTCGTCAAGAGCGTGCGGCCGTACCTGATGACCGCGCCTCGCCAGCCCGTCGGCCGGTCCACCGCGATGAGGCCTTGAGCGTGCCCGCGGTCGGCGACGGCCCCTGGCTCGACGACGCCGCCGGACGACTGGTGCGCCCCTACACGGTCAGCAACGGCCGCACCCGGCCGACCGCCGCACTCGATCTCCTGTCGCAGGTGATGGCCACCGGCGCCACCCCCCTCGGCTACCTCGGCCCCGAGCACGCCCAGGCACTCGACCTGTGCCGGGCACCCGTCTCGGTCGCCGAGGTGGCCGCCCACCTCAAGCTGCCGGCGGCGGTCACCAAGGTGCTGCTGTCCGACCTCGTGGACTGCGGGGCGCTCACCACCAAGCCCCCGGCGTTCCACCACAACCCCACTGACCGGTCTCTTCTGGAGGCAGTGCTCGATGGACTACGACGACAGCTCTGATCCCTTCCCCACCGCACTCAAGATCCTGGTGGCGGGAGGGTTCGGAGTAGGCAAGACGACCTTCGTGGGCGCGGTGAGCGAGATCGCGCCGCTCAGCACGGAGGAGCTGCTCACCACGGTCAGCGCCGCGACCGACAATCTCGACGGGATCGAGAACAAGGTCGAGACGACCGTGGCGATGGACTTCGGCCGCATCACCCTCGACCCGCAGCACGTGCTGTATCTGTTCGGCACCCCCGGACAGGAACGGTTCTGGTTCATGTGGGACGAGCTGTCCGAAGGCGCGCTCGGCGCGGTGATCCTCGCCGACACCCGCCGCCTGGAGGACTGCTTCGCCGCCGTCGACTTCTTCGAGCAGCGCGGCCTGGGGTTCATCGTCGCAGTCAACGAGTTCGACGGCTCCTACCGCTACGACCCCGAGGAGGTACGCGCCGCCATCGATCTCGACCCCGAGATCCCCGTCGTGCGCTGCGACGCCCGGATCTCCAGCTCCGGTGTGCAGACCTTGCTCACGCTCGTCCGCCACCTTCTCGCACACGCCCCGGCACCGGCCCCGAGCCGGGGAGCCCACACATGACCCTGAGCCGACTGCTGCTGACCCCCGAGGACGGGGACGCCGCCGCACGCGTGAGCAGGCTGCGCCGGCTCGGCCTCGGCGAGCGCGCCGAACCGGAGTTCGACGCCTTCGCGGACCGGCTCGCCACTCTGGCCGCGGTGCCGTACGCGATGGTCAACTTCATCGACGAGCACCGGCAGTTCTTCGCGGGCCTGCACCAGCCCGGCGACCGCCCGCTCACCGAGCTCGCCGCCCCGGACGGCGCGGGCGAGGCACCGGTTCGCCACCTGGGCCGCGAGTACGGCTTCTGCCCGCATGTGGTCGTCAGGCGCAAGGCGCTCGTCCTGGAGGACGTCGGCGACTATCCGCGCTTCGCCGGCAACCCGATCGTCGACGAACTCGGCATCCGCTCCTACCTCGGCGCTCCGCTCGTCGACCGCACGGGCATGGCCCTCGGCACGGTCTGCGCCGTCGACGTCGCACCGCGTCCCTGGGGCCGGGCGGGCCTGGAGACCATCAAGGCGCTGGCCGCGGAGCTGGCCGAGCGGATCGAACGGAGGGACGGCGGCGGGATCTGAGGGGGCGTCAGCCGGATCGCGCCGACCGTGCCTGTCCTGCGGATCCGGCCCGGTCGTGTTCGAGGCCCTGTCTTCGTGGAGAAGCCCCTGGACATCGTCATCGAGCGTTGCAACGCCGGGCACCGGGCGGTGTGGTCGCGCCACTGCCAGGGACGCGGGTGGCGGGGTGTGAAGGAAAGCTGCGGCCGAGCTTAAGAAAACCTCGATGGACCGGGACGCCGCCGTACGGCAGATTTCTACGCGATCACACCCCACTTCCCGGTTCGGGCTCCTTCGGCATGCCCTCCTCCGGGATCTCAAGCACAGGAGCCGTGGCGTTGAAGGCGCTGGTCAAGGAGAAGGCGGAGCCCGGCCTGTGGCTCACGGACGTTCCGGAGCCGCAGATCGGTCCCGGTGACGTACTGATCAAGGTCCTCAGGACCGGGATCTGCGGCACCGACCTGCACATCAGGTCCTGGGACGGCTGGGCGCAGCAGGCCATCCGGACGCCGCTCGTGGTCGGGCACGAGTTCGTCGGCGAGGTCGTCGAGACCGGCCGTGACGTCACGGAGATCCAGGTCGGCGACCGGGTCAGCGGCGAGGGCCACCTGGTGTGCGGGAAGTGCCGCAACTGCCTGGCCGGGCGTCGCCATCTGTGCCGCGCGACGGTCGGTCTGGGCGTCGGACGCGACGGCGCGTTCGCCGAGTACGTTGCGCTGCCCGCGTCCAACGTCTGGGTGCACCGCGTGCCCGTCGACCTCGACGTCGCCGCGATCTTCGACCCGTTCGGCAACGCCGTGCACACGGCCCTGTCCTTCCCGCTGGTCGGCGAGGACGTGCTGATCACCGGGGCGGGCCCGATCGGTCTGATGGCCGCCGCCGTGGCCCGGCACGCGGGCGCCCGCAACGTCGTCGTCACCGACGTCAGCGAGGAGCGCCTGGAGCTGGCGCGCAAGATCGGCGCGAGCCTCGCGCTGAACGTCTCGACCGCCACGATCGCCGACGGGCAGCGCGAACTCGGGCTGCGCGAGGGCTTCGACATCGGCCTGGAGATGTCCGGCCGCCCCGAGGCGATGCGCGACATGATCGCCAACATGACGCACGGCGGCCGGATCGCCATGCTCGGCCTGCCCGCCCAGGAGTTCCCCGTCGACTGGGCCCGGATCGTCACCTCCATGATCACCATCAAGGGCATCTACGGCCGCGAGATGTTCGAGACGTGGTACGCGATGTCGGTCCTGCTGGAGGGCGGGCTCGACCTGGCGCCCGTGATCACGGGACGGTACGACTACCGCGACTACGAGGCGGCGTTCGCCGATGCGGCGAGCGGTCGCGGCGGCAAGATCATCCTCGACTGGACCGCATAACTTCCCTTTCGCGTAAGCATTACAGGAGCCCCCTCATGTTCGACTCCGTGCGCGACGACCTGCGCGCCACCCTCGACGAGATCCGCGCCGCAGGCCTGCACAAGCCCGAGCGCGTCATCGGCACGCCGCAGTCCGCGACCGTCAACGTCACCGCGGGCGGCCGCCCCGGCGAGGTCCTCAACTTCTGCGCCAACAACTACCTCGGCCTGGCCGACCACCCCGCCGTGATCGCCGCCGCGCACGAGGCGCTCGACCGCTGGGGCTACGGCATGGCCTCCGTGCGCTTCATCTGTGGAACGCAGGAGGTGCACAAGGAGTTGGAGGCGCGGCTGTCCGCGTTCCTCGGCCAGGAGGACACGATCCTGTACTCCTCCTGCTTCGACGCCAACGGCGGTGTCTTCGAGACGCTGCTCGGCGAGGAGGACGCCGTGATCTCCGACGCCCTCAACCACGCCTCGA
The Streptomyces sp. CGMCC 4.7035 DNA segment above includes these coding regions:
- a CDS encoding GAF domain-containing protein, with amino-acid sequence MTLSRLLLTPEDGDAAARVSRLRRLGLGERAEPEFDAFADRLATLAAVPYAMVNFIDEHRQFFAGLHQPGDRPLTELAAPDGAGEAPVRHLGREYGFCPHVVVRRKALVLEDVGDYPRFAGNPIVDELGIRSYLGAPLVDRTGMALGTVCAVDVAPRPWGRAGLETIKALAAELAERIERRDGGGI
- the tdh gene encoding L-threonine 3-dehydrogenase produces the protein MKALVKEKAEPGLWLTDVPEPQIGPGDVLIKVLRTGICGTDLHIRSWDGWAQQAIRTPLVVGHEFVGEVVETGRDVTEIQVGDRVSGEGHLVCGKCRNCLAGRRHLCRATVGLGVGRDGAFAEYVALPASNVWVHRVPVDLDVAAIFDPFGNAVHTALSFPLVGEDVLITGAGPIGLMAAAVARHAGARNVVVTDVSEERLELARKIGASLALNVSTATIADGQRELGLREGFDIGLEMSGRPEAMRDMIANMTHGGRIAMLGLPAQEFPVDWARIVTSMITIKGIYGREMFETWYAMSVLLEGGLDLAPVITGRYDYRDYEAAFADAASGRGGKIILDWTA